A stretch of DNA from Pseudoliparis swirei isolate HS2019 ecotype Mariana Trench chromosome 5, NWPU_hadal_v1, whole genome shotgun sequence:
taagtaataaaaaccattaaaagtaagtaatacatactattaaaagtaagtaatgaaaaccattaaaagtaagtaatacatactattaaaagtaagtaataaaaaacattaaaagtaagtaatacaaactattaaaagtaatttatgaaaaccattaaaagtaagtaatacatactattcaaagtaagtaataaaaaccattaaaagtaagtaatacatactattaaaagtaagtaagataaaccattaaaagtaagtaataaaaaccattagaagtaatacatactattaaaagtaagtaataaaaaccattaaaattaagtaatacatactattaaaagtaagtaataaaaaccattaaaggtAAATAAGAAAAACCATGAGAAGTAAGTAAtaaatactattaaaagtaagtaataaaaccattagaagtaagtaataaatactattaaaagtaagtaataaaaaccatttgaAGTAAGTAagaaaaaccattaaaagtaagtaagaaAAACCATTagaagtaagtaatacatactattaaaagtaagtaataaaaaccattaaaagtaagtaatacgagcTTCATGACCTCCTCGTGATCATTGCTGTGTTGATATTCACGTCACTCACAGTATGTTGTCGGCATTGCGCGGTCTGATGAAGACAGCGACGGGATGAAGGTTCGCCAACTGGAGACGCTTTATCGCATTTCCTGACACATCCAGTATGCAATGTTTAccctgggagagacacacaaaacCGTGTTTACATTCTattgtcaaactcattttaagCTCActtctgaatttaaaaaaagagagcaatATAGATACGAACTAGGTGTGTTTCCATCCAATAGATTGGAGTGAATTGACTCTCCCATGTGTGATCTTCATACGTCTAAAAcatacctttactcatgtggacgaactgttttggtgtttgaaattggtttgcCAAAGGTCTCAGGTTCACAAAATCAGTGAAATGggagatacatgtaaataaatgtctaaaaccaaattttgtattatgtttttttttgttggttgtaGAAATGTGGTATAAATGAAATTATAcaaatgggactgagaaattacttcataCTGTAGATACAGCTTCACGGGGTCtgtgcaaatgaaaaatgaccCCATTGCAAatgttttcaaaaaaaaatgtattatacaaaataaaaataaaaatatatttttttacataatatacatgttgagaaatagaaaacagaaacaaatcTATTCACCTCAAAGCAAGCTTAAAATAAATTAGTTCATACTGTAGATAAAGAGCTTCACGTTGTGTGTGCAAATGAAAAATTACcccattaaaacattttgttttcaaaaaaatatgtattacacataattaaaaatatatacataatatacatgttgagaaatagaaaacagaaaagatCTATTCACCTCAAGTGAGCTTTAAAtgtattacccccccccctcattttgTAAAAAGTTTTTTATAAAATGTGCCTGTTTCTATTTGGCTTTTCAAATGTGACACTTCCAAATATGCGAATGTATATGAACGCATGAAACACGGCTGGAgttgttcttctcttttgtgttgcgcctcctctctgctcacATTCCCTCTCTCGGCTCACCTTGTCGGCGACTTCTTTGACCGACTGGATGCTGGTCCCGTACAGGTGTCCGTTGTACTGCCCGGCCTCGATGAACTTGTGCTCCTGGATCTCTTGCTCCATGAGCTCCCTGGAGGACATGAAGTGGTAATCTCTGCCGTCCACCTCGTAGTCTCGCCGCGGCCGCGTTGTGTCTGGGTGGCATTAAACACATTAGTCATAAAACAAGcaatgaccttttttttttttttttttacatttgcattTCTGCAAGCGTGATATGAGGCTGAATGGAAACATacttaattatattttttgtttcagaAACATCCAAATTCAACGTTATCGTGGTTTACAGAAACCTGCAATGCCATAAAGGTTTCCTGATGACTCTGTTGCTATTGCACCAATAagatcatatttattttgtgcatACTAATTATAAGTATACTTAAAGTGTGTTATTTTGGAACAACTAATTTTGTACTTGAGTGATACTTTAAGTGATTTTGATCTGGGAAGTTCATTCAGCTTTTAGGATACTGGTAGTACCTTGATCATATTTTAATGGACAATAGTATGTAGTGTGCACATTAATATAGCagagtaataataattataaatatattattattgtgattatagtatacttataattaatatatagaaataatagCATGAATAAGTTTACTTACCgattacaaaaaaaagtatatatttaaagtcagcatttatcaaatgtgctttaaatatattgtttcaATGCTAATTTAGAGCATATACATTTTGAAATCTACAACCAATGTGTTTGaaaataaagtacatttaaGTAATTGCACAGAACTTACACTTAAAGTGTATTTTCCTCATAATATTGTTCTTGATACTACAGTtcaattattttaaagtgtgttaaaaggtgattttttttaaataggtgAAAGCGTGactttcttatatatatttgcagGAAGTACAACCCTTTGATGGTATATTTGCAATGTACTATTGAATATTTCTgtatattttaattacatttaattaattaattaatttctgcCTGGGCAGCCACGAAGTTTACATTTAGTTCACTGTTTTGATcagcttttatatatatatatatatatatatatatatatatatatatatatatataattatctcAAGCAGAAGCTATCCTTTGTGCGTCCGCGAGGCTTGAGACACTCACGTGGGACGCAGGAGCCAAACTTGTCGGGGAACTCGGAGATGAGGTCATCGTTGATCCGATCTTTCATTGGCCCGAGCACGATGACTGGCCGCGTGTAATTAACTATAAATATGACAACCAGAActaggtcaacacacacacacagatacacaataTGTGGAGTTAACGCTTGAAAACATACAAAGTAACACACTCCATAGTTATATACAGTAACACATGCTGTTGAGTGCTTCAGTAACCACACTTCCCAAGACTGAGTCACatcaaaagaaaagcactgacCCTCATGCTGCATGACAAGCTGGTACGTGAGAAGGATCTCCTCCTGGCCATCTGATTGGACGAAGAGAAATTCACACATTTAAAGGCACAGCGGGCGAGATTATTGACAACAATACACACCCGAAACCTTTCCTACTTTTGTACTGAACTTCTGCAACAGCTCTGGCTGGAGAAGCAGAGAAAGGTcaattacacacatacacacacacacacacacacacacacacacacacgcacgcgcaaacacacgcacacacgcacacaagaacacataacacacaataaatacatgtgcATGTCTACATGACACATCCACgagcacacacagagaaacacacacacatcaaataaAAACGAAACAAAAACGAGCAAAgaacgaagagagagagaaagagagagagagagaagaaaagaaagaatgaaagaaagagatAGAGGAGGGTAGACTTACAGGAACTACTCTCACTATCGCTGGTGCCAGAGGTTACCAGCTCTGGAAGGACAAGACAGGTCAAGAGTCagcgacaaacaaacaaacaaacaaacaaacagtttgAGGCAAAAACACACAAGACTTACATTGTTTCTACGTCGCacaaccactgacacacactgatgacagaAAACATCAGACATACAAAATCATTCCATCCATCCGTTTTATACACTCGCTCATCCTGGTCAGGTGAGCAGAGGCCCCCGAGtcttttcccagcatgcaataCCAGAGACGAAGGCCAGAAGCCTCAAAGAGACAACATGCTGGACTGCTTTCTATAAAGCGTCTACTCTATTACATTCATAAACTGACCAGAGGGTCATCAAATATTTGACTTTTCTTCATTTAATAAAGGAGAAATTCAAAAGGGGAACATTTGTGAGTTGGGGGAATTATGAAGGACAGAACGGTAAAAATTCAAGTAACTAAGtatatttactcaagtactatACATGAATATAATTCTGAGATGTATGTAGCTTACTTAAGTATTTTATCCTGCattgtacttttacttcactaaatCTTAGaggaaaatattttcttttttacatttaatttaaatctaCTTTACTGTGTGTATCagttcaccctctctctctctccctcatgcccctcttcctccatcccagAGCGGgatggaggaagacgagggtggaggtgagaggTGCGGTGGTGTCAGAGCTGCAGTTACATATTCTGACCAGCAGGCGTCACTGATGTAGAGGATATCTACCTTTATCTTCTTgatcctgcagagagagagagagagaaagaaagagagcgagagaaagaaagagagagagaaagcgttCATTATCATACCGATGATCATCTTAGTATCTCGACTGTCATCAAGCACCGTTTGGAAGCTCGTGGGTTTTCTATTCCTCTCTCACAGTTTGAGCGAGCAAGACTAATTTTCAATTTTCTCAGAGCAAGAAGCCGGGGGATAcagcatatgtatgtgtgtgtgtgtgtgtgtgtgtgtgtgtgtgtgtgagtgtgagtgtgatcaTTTTTAATTATCAGCTCTTCCCCGTGCAGAGGTGCTGATTGCAGACTCGCTGATTCACGGGACGCGAGTGAGAAAGAAAACAGAGTCGACAGTGAAACCAAAACGCTGGCGTCAGACTGCGAGCGTCACGCCGCGTGAAGCGTGATTACGTCTCACCTCCACGCGGAGCTCAGGCCGGAGGCTTTGTACGGCACGATTATCAAAAGTAACAAAGAGTTAGTTTTCATTTTACAGTTAAACCGCTCACACTTTTCCTTCTAACAAGTGATGAGGTCGTCATGGacgacatttatttattttttcacacaCATAACTCGTTTATTCATCAATTAAACTGTAAAACAGTCAGTTGTCATTTTCTTTCGAGGTTTAGAGTATTCACATTATTTCCCAGTGAACAAAATTCCTCACGATTTGACTAATTGACTaatttaattataaataaataatcattgaCAGTCAACAGTAACTGTAAACAGAGACTCTTCAGAATACTAATCAAGTTAAAGTTGCTACACTGGCTTTTTATTATTAAGTGAGGCTATGATTAAGAATGGGTTACAGGTATTTTACTTATACATTATGTATGTtttacaatttaatttaattacacgtttaattttaattatatttaagtTGTTGACGAGCtgaattgtttttttgtcttttcacaCACTATCTTTCATTTTTCTTGTCAGTTGTCTGTGATGCACTTATAACTGCGATCACCtgtatgaaatgtgctatatacAACAAGTagaattgattgattgatttgattTCATATTAGCGTTATGTGGATTAATATTGTAGAATCGACAATCAGGTGGTGACCAGAACATGGAGCAGCTTTTAGATCTGTACTGTAAATCacattttttatgttgtttactttttaatttacCATTTTCTGAATGCTTTGCAACCTCATTCTGTTGCTTTAGTCTTATTGGCATACATACTGTGAAGCACTCAACTGCTTATAATAAACAAAgtgtccttttttgtttttcacccTGATTTtccatataaataaacacaaaataaaataaaaaaatatatatgtacaggactgtctcagaaaattagaatattgtgatgaagttctttattttctgtaatgcaattaaaaaaacaaaaatgtcatgcattctggattcattacaaatcaactgaaatattgcaagccttttattctgatttattgctgattatggtttacagcttaagaaaactcaaatatcctatctctaaatattagaatatcatgaaaaagtatactagtagggtattaaacaaatcacttgaattgtctaattaactcgaaacacctgcaagggtttcctgagccttgacaaacactcagctgttataaatctttttttacttggtctgaggaaatattaaaattttatgagataggattttagagttttcttaagctgtaagccataatcagcaatattaaaagaataaaaggcttgcaatatttcagttgatttgtaatgaatccagaatgcatgacatttttgtttttttaattgcattacagaaaataaagaactttatcacaatattctaattttctgagacagtcctgtatatatatatatatatatattaataaataaataaaaatataaatatgtatatatatatatataatgtttacgTTTCCATTTCTCTGAAATTAACTTTCATGTTGCTTTATTGCTTTATTTGCTAAATTGGGAAATGATTATCTTATTTATTGATAGTATTTTATTCCATTCTATTTTATTTCCTTCTATTTGTCAGCTGCTTTCTGGAGCTAGGCTAAAAAATATCACCGCTCCAAGTTGTACTGCGTATGATCGCGTATGAGACAAATAGTTCAAATAGAGAGTTGAATGTGAAATGGTTTGGAAGTATTGTTTCTAACCTTATTTGATTTCACAGTTATGTATATTAACGTGTAATATAAAGTATATTAAAACCTCCTTCTGCACCTGGTTTAAAGAGCATTTAGAGAAGCTCACTGGAAAGCTGTTATGAAAAAGGTTTCACGTGATATTCATGATTTATGTTGTTATATTGCGGTAAAAATATCTGAACCACGAGGGAATAAGAGCAAACTCTGATTAATAAAggtgtaatcttttttttttaagcagcaACCATTAGTCTTGATGTGGAACAGGAAAAAAGAGGATGAGTGTTATTCTGGTTTCATCTGTTTTACTCATACTAGTTCTACTCATTTGAGGTGTGGTAACCAATAAGACTTCAGTGACCTTGGAGAGGACCAAccaatcatttaaaaacattataaatCCGCTCGCTACTCACCGATCTGTCTTGAGACCTCGGCACCCTGACCGTCTTTAACCGAgacctctccttcttctcggcCCTGAGATGGAAGGACGAGAAAATTAAAAGAACAATAAGAGAAACGCAAAGAGAGAACAGACATCAAAGCAAACATCAGAAATGGGATTAAAGCAAATACGAAAGATTATTTACTTCCCATCTACTCTATTTGATTatgactttttttgttgttgcacagTGTAACAATTATAAGGAAATATTTGTTGACGAAGAAAATTTCAGGCATCAATCTCGGGTCTTTCTCTAAAGGCATGTTAGACAATGTCCATCGCTTCATTGTGATACACGCATACAGTAATAATGGCATTTAATCCCCCTTAATGTCTGGAAGATTGAACATGTCACCACAGAACCGTCATCTTAAAACATTTGTCACCCAACTTAAATCTCACAGTCTAATAACCCTCGAGAACTATGTCCAATAAACCTAAACTATATTGTTAATTATGCTTCCGGTAGACGGAAACAGATTTTCCCCCCAGATGACGGTCTCAGTTTTAAATGTGTGATTAACGTCAAGAATTGAAACTAAGCAAAAACTCTAAAAAATGAAAACTGACCATAAAACAACATGgtaaagtattaaagtaaaacATCATGTTATAGCTTAAATTAAGTATTATACATTTGTTTGTCTTGGTATTTTAAATGATGGATgatctttgtttgtttgccacACGAAGGATTATGATAAACAATGTCAGAAACAAATCTATATTTCAGGAGAAAATCTGTTTCCCTGGAACTGTAATTGACAAATAATCTCacatcccccaaaaaataaacaaatgaagtCAAATATCACGTAAGAATCAAAAAAGTAATTTGAATAGCTTACGAGattgatattttttaaattattctaaATCTTTCAGCAGCGCTGTGAGATGATGGGATTGTTGAATAGTAGTGAGAGGCATCTGATCGAATGGACTTTAATATCCAGATATTATGTAACTTTACAATAGGGAGCAGATACATCATCCACCAATATTAATGTGATTAAATTATAACAGATACAAAgggatcttttttttcaaatgacaTGATTTCAAATTAAACTGTAAAGCCAACGGTTACTTTAATTAAGAAGGAGATGAGAggggacatggggggggggggggggggggcgagggcgAGGAGCAGGTGAACCAGAAAGAGGAATAAATGaaaatcatattattattaggaATAATCCATaatatttcttttctcttttgaaacagaaagagaagaaagaagggaagaggagacgaggaggagagaataaggaggtgaggagagtagaggtcaggaagaggaggagaatgaagaGGGGCCGAAGTGGAAGAcgagagaggaagatgatgaggaGAGGACGAAGCGAGAAGAAGAGGTGAGGAAAGGAAGACGAGACGGAAGGAGGTTTAGATGGAGGAAGGGGAAAGTGGgcagaggtggaagaggagacgaggaggaggaacaaggagaCTAACTGCCTCGACTAGCTCCTCAGACTCTAACCAATAACATCCACGCCACCCCGAgcactttgacctctgacctcctgcggCTGGGAATGACTCCGACTTCGGGgcagttgggagggggggggctgaggtgCCGGGCGGGCCACCACTCCTCCTCGCCAGCGCTGCTCACGTGGAGGACATCCCCGAAATGGAACGGCAGGGCCTGATTGGCCGAGCTCAGGTCGGACGCGCTCCCGTCGTAGTCGAACAACGCTCTGCAGACAGAGAAACAAGTACcaggtatatttatttttagatatgtatatatatatatatattttaaataaataaatatatatatacatatatatttatacatatatatatcatatatatatatatgatatatatatatattttatatatcatatatataaataaatatatatatatatcatatatatataaataaatatatatatatatatatatatataaatataaatatataaaaaatatataaaacataatatAATCTGCTGGAGGAGATGGAAACAATGGAGTGACATTGATGTTGAAATGTTCCTAAatatgaatcacacacacacacgcacacacaccgtttGCAgttataaaatgtcaaaatattaaTTATACAGTTTCTCTTCTTTAGAATTTTGAAAACAAAACcgtaaataataaaatgaactGACAAAACACATCAGACAGATCCGTTGTAGTATGTGAAAGCCAAAGCAGCTGGGGGCCGCTTCCCGGCACGAATAATGTatgacgttgtgtgtgtgtgcatgcctgtgtgtgtgtgtgtgtgtgtgtgtgtgcgtgtgtgcgcagtTGTACatatctgtctgtgtgagtctgtttgtgtgtatttgtgtgtgtgtctgaacggTAACCACATCGTTCCAAACCAGTCCAGAGGGAAGAGACCTGGGAAAGTAggccagcagtgtgtgtgtgtgtgtgtgtgtgtgtgcaaaggaACTAGAGCTGAAGTAACTGGCATCCCCTGAAGTCCCTCCTGCCTTcaccaataaaacaaaacacagacagGGAAGGAGACACGGATCGTCTAATTTAAGAACAATAAAAAGCACATCTCATGTTTTATTGATGTTTAAAGATTAAAGATGAGAAAAGTAAAACATTATATATTAAACAAATCTGACATCATGATCTTTAAATCAGATGAATCAGGACCATCAGGCAAAACGTGCAGTTTatttgacaggaatgtcattttCTGTCGTTATGTGGTTTAGTACAAATTccagagaaaaaataaaataaataaataaaatgaaacggcaaaaaaacattacacttTAGTAAGTAATGTTGACTATTCAGCACTGATCGTCTAGGAATCTACTTGAATGATTTAATTGGAAGTATATcggtaacactttataatagCTGCACGCTATATAGCATTAGTTAAGTATGAGTAAGCAGTTAATTGATCATTTATAAAGCTTTGTTACAACATTAACACTCATTAGTATGCAACTCATAAACACAGTTATACATGTTTTATCCTTGATTCAGAAGCTTGACTATTATGCGTTTCATGATTGGGTTTTCATactttataaaatatttattcgTATtagtaaattaaataatatatcacAAACCAATTATTAAGGACTTATAGATGATAAATGAGGTAATTTATAAAGTCTTCGTAAAtgagtttacatttttttgtatgcatttatttatacacataatGATTTAGGAACTAGCTAATAATACAGCTAGTGACTATGTTAACATGTGCTTTATAAACCTCTTTTAATACTCATTATTAATTCCGGTAGTCGCTAGTTAAGTCGTTAGTTAAGTATTGTGTGTGACCTCATCTACAGTGAGGTCTATCTCTGTCTTTTAGACTTATCCTAATGAGTGTGTCAacctgtggaaatatatgtAGATAAccgtaaatattatatttactcAAACTGTATTTCAGTATAACGGTTCCATATGGCCTGAataccatgtgatatttcagtttttctttttgaataaatttgcaaaaatttctacagttcagtttttttctgtccatatggggtgctgagtgaacattaatgagaaataaaatgaacttttttgatttgagcAAACGGCTGCAATGGAACAAAGAGTAACACAttcaaaggggtctgaataccttccgtacccactgtatatttatTAAAGGGCGGCTGTCGGGCGGAAGTGGATGAATGAGCCTCCTTTCTTGAGTTTGgtcaccgagagagagagaaatataaagTACGGCAACAAAATCTGAGTTGTACAATCCCCAAGTGGATTCCTCGGCGAGAAGGTTACGCCGATGGTTTATTATGAGGGCCACATGCAAATGTAAATCAATTACCGGCTCTTCCTGACGCAGTTGTGTTAATTGTGGGAACCTCTGAAATCTCATTACTCGAGTGAAGGAACACGCGGTAATTAGTGCAGAGTGCAATGGAAACACCTGGTCCTCTTTTACAGCTTTTACCCATTCAAACAAGATcgtgctgtttttttcttttcttgcacCGTCAGCAATCGGTCCGAACTGCATTGCGGTTTTACCTTTCACCGAATACTCGTATAAGATTACTGCACACATGCACTATCGACTGGATGGTGACTCCGCTATAGAGCTGTCTAATACTAAACAGGAAGTAcctatatttatttctttattaatttaatttattttattttattaattaattaattaatattaattaatttattttgcaattcaaagaataaaaaataaaaatcacaacagagataaatgaatatcacagtgcaggaagagacaaaaagccaaCTATGCTTATTTAGGCTTACTAAGCATCcacctatataatatttaacattttacaaaattacaaatgtgaaTGTTGTGTCAACGCTATGTCAATGTTTCTTTAATGAACTCTGTTGTGTCACTGTCTAttcacttttagtttcttttaactcttATTCtgcgtttttttgtttgtaacgaTGTGTTTCTTATGTCTCTGCCTGTCTTGGTCatcctcgaaaaagagatttttaatctcaatgggaatcaattaaataaagatttaaataattacaattaaataaagatttaaataaaaataaataaaagaaatgaaaatatcATGGTTCTTTTAATTATACTGTAGGTTCAACATTTGCTGTTATAACActatgataaaaaaagaaagattattCCCAGAATAAAAGTCAGACCATACTATtctgttttttaatcatttaaactCAT
This window harbors:
- the dlg1a gene encoding disks large homolog 1 isoform X7, producing MMTSSVSSSSTSLRSSQKRTLYVRALFDYDGSASDLSSANQALPFHFGDVLHVSSAGEEEWWPARHLSPPPPNCPEVGVIPSRRRAEKKERSRLKTVRVPRSQDRSDQEDKELVTSGTSDSESSSYGQEEILLTYQLVMQHEVNYTRPVIVLGPMKDRINDDLISEFPDKFGSCVPHTTRPRRDYEVDGRDYHFMSSRELMEQEIQEHKFIEAGQYNGHLYGTSIQSVKEVADKGKHCILDVSGNAIKRLQLANLHPVAVFIRPRNADNILEMNKRLTEEQARKTFDRAVKLEQEFTEFFSAIVHGSTLEEVYSQVKQIVEEQSGPYIWIPTKEGL